From Eschrichtius robustus isolate mEscRob2 chromosome 7, mEscRob2.pri, whole genome shotgun sequence, a single genomic window includes:
- the AIFM2 gene encoding ferroptosis suppressor protein 1 isoform X2, producing the protein MEDRVVTFRLPAVLSESTWSEMGSQVSMDVGAVHVVIVGGGFGGIAAASQLQALNIPFVLVDMKDSFHHNVAALRASVESGFAKKTFISYSVTFKENFRQGLVVEIDLKNQTVLLEDGEALSFAYLILATGSTGLFPGKFNQVSNQQMAIQAYEDMVTQVQSSQSIVVVGGGSAGVEMAAEIKTEYPEKEVTLIHSQMALADKELLPCVRQEVKEILLRKGVQLLLSERVSNLEALPLNEHRERITVRTDKGTEVAANLVIACSGIKINSVAYRSAFGDQLASDGALKVNEYLQVEGYSHIYAIGDCADVREPKMAYHASLHANVAVANIVNSMKQRPLKAYKPDSQQSPSHFFALFPCKKEKQKILRILKGFCVRECVKVNAINLKRSLFV; encoded by the exons ATGGAGGACAGAGTGGTGACCTTCCGGCTGCCTGCAGTGCTGTCTGAGAG CACCTGGTCCGAGATGGGGTCCCAGGTCTCGATGGACGTGGGAGCCGTGCACGTGGTGATCGTGGGCGGGGGCTTTGGCGGCATCGCGGCCGCCAGCCAACTGCAGGCGCTGAACATCCCCTTCGTGCTGGTGGACATGAAGGACTCCTTCCACCACAACGTGGCAGCCCTCCGGGCCTCCGTGGAGAGTG GGTTTGCCAAAAAGACATTCATTTCCTACTCGGTGACTTTCAAGGAAAACTTCCGGCAGGGCCTGGTGGTTGAGATAGACCTGAAGAATCAGACGGTGCTGCTGGAGGACGGCGAG gccctgTCCTTCGCATATCTCATCCTGGCCACGGGCAGCACTGGGCTCTTCCCAGGCAAGTTTAACCAGGTGTCCAACCAGCAGATGGCCATCCAGGCCTATGAGGACATGGTGACGCAG GTCCAGAGCTCACAATCCATCGTGGTGGTCGGAGGAGGCTCTGCGGGAGTGGAGATGGCAGCAGAGATTAAAACAGAATACCCTGAGAAAGAG GTCACTCTCATTCACTCCCAAATGGCCCTCGCAGACAAGGAGCTCCTGCCCTGCGTCCGGCAGGAAGTGAAGGAGATCCTGCTCCGGAAGGGCGTGCAGCTGCTGCTGA GTGAGCGGGTGAGCAACCTGGAGGCGCTGCCTCTCAACGAGCACCGCGAGCGCATCACGGTGCGGACGGACAAAGGGACGGAGGTGGCCGCCAACCTGGTGATCGCCTGCAGCGGTATCAAGATCAACAGTGTGGCCTACCGCAGCGCGTTTG GTGATCAGCTGGCCAGCGATGGCGCTCTGAAAGTGAACGAGTACCTCCAGGTGGAGGGCTACAGCCACATCTACGCCATCGGTGACTGCGCCGATGTGAGGGAGCCCAAGATGGCCTATCACGCCAGCCTCCATGCCAATGTCGCCGTGGCCAACATCGTCAACTCCATGAAACAGAGGCCCCTCAAAGCCTACAAGCCAG ACAGCCAACAAAGCCCAAGTCACTTCTTTGCCCTCTTCCCTTgcaaaaaggagaaacagaagatTTTAAGAATTTTGAAAGGATTTTGTGTACGCGAGTGTGTAAAAGTCAATGCTATAAATCTAAAACGAAGtctgtttgtttaa
- the AIFM2 gene encoding ferroptosis suppressor protein 1 isoform X3, translating to MGSQVSMDVGAVHVVIVGGGFGGIAAASQLQALNIPFVLVDMKDSFHHNVAALRASVESGFAKKTFISYSVTFKENFRQGLVVEIDLKNQTVLLEDGEALSFAYLILATGSTGLFPGKFNQVSNQQMAIQAYEDMVTQVQSSQSIVVVGGGSAGVEMAAEIKTEYPEKEVTLIHSQMALADKELLPCVRQEVKEILLRKGVQLLLSERVSNLEALPLNEHRERITVRTDKGTEVAANLVIACSGIKINSVAYRSAFGDQLASDGALKVNEYLQVEGYSHIYAIGDCADVREPKMAYHASLHANVAVANIVNSMKQRPLKAYKPGSLTFLLAMGRNDGVGQISGFYVGRLMVRLAKSRDLLVSTSWKTMRQSPP from the exons ATGGGGTCCCAGGTCTCGATGGACGTGGGAGCCGTGCACGTGGTGATCGTGGGCGGGGGCTTTGGCGGCATCGCGGCCGCCAGCCAACTGCAGGCGCTGAACATCCCCTTCGTGCTGGTGGACATGAAGGACTCCTTCCACCACAACGTGGCAGCCCTCCGGGCCTCCGTGGAGAGTG GGTTTGCCAAAAAGACATTCATTTCCTACTCGGTGACTTTCAAGGAAAACTTCCGGCAGGGCCTGGTGGTTGAGATAGACCTGAAGAATCAGACGGTGCTGCTGGAGGACGGCGAG gccctgTCCTTCGCATATCTCATCCTGGCCACGGGCAGCACTGGGCTCTTCCCAGGCAAGTTTAACCAGGTGTCCAACCAGCAGATGGCCATCCAGGCCTATGAGGACATGGTGACGCAG GTCCAGAGCTCACAATCCATCGTGGTGGTCGGAGGAGGCTCTGCGGGAGTGGAGATGGCAGCAGAGATTAAAACAGAATACCCTGAGAAAGAG GTCACTCTCATTCACTCCCAAATGGCCCTCGCAGACAAGGAGCTCCTGCCCTGCGTCCGGCAGGAAGTGAAGGAGATCCTGCTCCGGAAGGGCGTGCAGCTGCTGCTGA GTGAGCGGGTGAGCAACCTGGAGGCGCTGCCTCTCAACGAGCACCGCGAGCGCATCACGGTGCGGACGGACAAAGGGACGGAGGTGGCCGCCAACCTGGTGATCGCCTGCAGCGGTATCAAGATCAACAGTGTGGCCTACCGCAGCGCGTTTG GTGATCAGCTGGCCAGCGATGGCGCTCTGAAAGTGAACGAGTACCTCCAGGTGGAGGGCTACAGCCACATCTACGCCATCGGTGACTGCGCCGATGTGAGGGAGCCCAAGATGGCCTATCACGCCAGCCTCCATGCCAATGTCGCCGTGGCCAACATCGTCAACTCCATGAAACAGAGGCCCCTCAAAGCCTACAAGCCAG GTTCGCTGACGTTCCTCCTGGCCATGGGGAGAAATGACGGCGTGGGCCAGATCAGTGGCTTCTACGTGGGGCGGCTCATGGTTCGGCTGGCCAAGAGCCGGGACCTGTTGGTCTCCACGAGCTGGAAAACCATGCGGCAGTCTCCACCCTGA
- the AIFM2 gene encoding ferroptosis suppressor protein 1 isoform X1, which yields MEDRVVTFRLPAVLSESTWSEMGSQVSMDVGAVHVVIVGGGFGGIAAASQLQALNIPFVLVDMKDSFHHNVAALRASVESGFAKKTFISYSVTFKENFRQGLVVEIDLKNQTVLLEDGEALSFAYLILATGSTGLFPGKFNQVSNQQMAIQAYEDMVTQVQSSQSIVVVGGGSAGVEMAAEIKTEYPEKEVTLIHSQMALADKELLPCVRQEVKEILLRKGVQLLLSERVSNLEALPLNEHRERITVRTDKGTEVAANLVIACSGIKINSVAYRSAFGDQLASDGALKVNEYLQVEGYSHIYAIGDCADVREPKMAYHASLHANVAVANIVNSMKQRPLKAYKPGSLTFLLAMGRNDGVGQISGFYVGRLMVRLAKSRDLLVSTSWKTMRQSPP from the exons ATGGAGGACAGAGTGGTGACCTTCCGGCTGCCTGCAGTGCTGTCTGAGAG CACCTGGTCCGAGATGGGGTCCCAGGTCTCGATGGACGTGGGAGCCGTGCACGTGGTGATCGTGGGCGGGGGCTTTGGCGGCATCGCGGCCGCCAGCCAACTGCAGGCGCTGAACATCCCCTTCGTGCTGGTGGACATGAAGGACTCCTTCCACCACAACGTGGCAGCCCTCCGGGCCTCCGTGGAGAGTG GGTTTGCCAAAAAGACATTCATTTCCTACTCGGTGACTTTCAAGGAAAACTTCCGGCAGGGCCTGGTGGTTGAGATAGACCTGAAGAATCAGACGGTGCTGCTGGAGGACGGCGAG gccctgTCCTTCGCATATCTCATCCTGGCCACGGGCAGCACTGGGCTCTTCCCAGGCAAGTTTAACCAGGTGTCCAACCAGCAGATGGCCATCCAGGCCTATGAGGACATGGTGACGCAG GTCCAGAGCTCACAATCCATCGTGGTGGTCGGAGGAGGCTCTGCGGGAGTGGAGATGGCAGCAGAGATTAAAACAGAATACCCTGAGAAAGAG GTCACTCTCATTCACTCCCAAATGGCCCTCGCAGACAAGGAGCTCCTGCCCTGCGTCCGGCAGGAAGTGAAGGAGATCCTGCTCCGGAAGGGCGTGCAGCTGCTGCTGA GTGAGCGGGTGAGCAACCTGGAGGCGCTGCCTCTCAACGAGCACCGCGAGCGCATCACGGTGCGGACGGACAAAGGGACGGAGGTGGCCGCCAACCTGGTGATCGCCTGCAGCGGTATCAAGATCAACAGTGTGGCCTACCGCAGCGCGTTTG GTGATCAGCTGGCCAGCGATGGCGCTCTGAAAGTGAACGAGTACCTCCAGGTGGAGGGCTACAGCCACATCTACGCCATCGGTGACTGCGCCGATGTGAGGGAGCCCAAGATGGCCTATCACGCCAGCCTCCATGCCAATGTCGCCGTGGCCAACATCGTCAACTCCATGAAACAGAGGCCCCTCAAAGCCTACAAGCCAG GTTCGCTGACGTTCCTCCTGGCCATGGGGAGAAATGACGGCGTGGGCCAGATCAGTGGCTTCTACGTGGGGCGGCTCATGGTTCGGCTGGCCAAGAGCCGGGACCTGTTGGTCTCCACGAGCTGGAAAACCATGCGGCAGTCTCCACCCTGA